From the Lysobacter sp. FW306-1B-D06B genome, one window contains:
- the asnB gene encoding asparagine synthase B has protein sequence MCSILGIFGLQPGDDVQALRRRALELSQRQRHRGPDWSGVHLDEGAILVHERLAIVDPAGGSQPLRSADGELVLAVNGEIYNHRELKQALTQPYAFQTGSDCEVISALYREREDIAGWLNALNGIFAFALWDRTHHRFLIARDPIGVCPLYWGHDRDGRLCVASEMKALADTCADVAQFPPGHYYDSDRGEPVRYYERPWRDYGATHGVEVQKQELREAFERAVHRQLMSDVPYGVLLSGGLDSSLVAAVAARFARKRIEDNDTTEAWWPRLHSFAIGLDGSPDLAAAEVAAKALGTVHHGFTYTFEEGLDALPEVIRHIETYDVTTIRASTPMFLLARRIKAMGVKMVLSGEGSDEVFGGYLYFHKAPDAREFHEETVRKLDALYNYDCLRANKSMMAWGVEPRVPFLDVEFLEVAMRMDAAHKMVRSRADGRRGIEKAILREAFEGYLPDSILWRQKEQFSDGVGYGWIDGLKAHAEAQVSDRVFAAATSRFPVNPPTTKEAYLYRHIFEQFFPGVACAQTVPGGKSIACSSPAAIAWDAAFAKMADPSGRAVAGVHEAAL, from the coding sequence ATGTGTTCGATCCTCGGCATCTTCGGCCTCCAACCCGGCGACGACGTGCAGGCCCTGCGCCGCCGTGCGCTGGAGCTCTCGCAACGCCAGCGCCACCGCGGCCCGGACTGGAGCGGTGTGCATCTGGACGAGGGCGCGATCCTCGTCCACGAGCGCCTGGCCATCGTCGACCCGGCCGGCGGTTCGCAGCCGTTGCGTTCGGCCGACGGCGAGCTGGTGCTCGCGGTCAACGGCGAGATCTACAACCATCGCGAACTGAAGCAGGCGTTGACGCAGCCGTACGCGTTCCAGACCGGCTCGGACTGCGAGGTCATCAGCGCGCTGTATCGCGAACGCGAGGACATCGCCGGCTGGCTCAACGCGCTGAACGGGATCTTCGCCTTCGCCCTGTGGGACCGCACGCATCACCGCTTCCTCATCGCCCGCGACCCCATCGGCGTTTGCCCGCTGTACTGGGGCCACGACCGCGACGGACGCCTGTGCGTTGCCTCGGAGATGAAAGCGCTGGCGGATACCTGCGCGGACGTCGCGCAATTCCCGCCGGGCCATTACTACGACAGCGATCGCGGCGAACCGGTGCGGTACTACGAACGGCCGTGGCGCGATTACGGCGCCACCCACGGCGTCGAAGTGCAGAAGCAGGAGCTGCGTGAAGCCTTCGAGCGCGCCGTGCATCGCCAGCTGATGAGCGACGTGCCCTACGGCGTGCTGCTGTCCGGCGGGCTGGACTCCTCGCTGGTCGCGGCCGTCGCCGCACGCTTCGCGCGCAAGCGCATCGAGGACAACGACACGACCGAAGCGTGGTGGCCGCGTCTGCACTCGTTCGCGATCGGGCTGGACGGCTCGCCGGATCTTGCCGCCGCCGAAGTCGCGGCGAAAGCGCTCGGCACGGTGCATCACGGCTTCACGTACACGTTCGAAGAAGGCCTGGATGCGCTGCCTGAAGTGATCCGCCACATCGAAACCTACGACGTCACCACGATCCGCGCTTCCACGCCGATGTTCCTGCTCGCACGACGCATCAAGGCGATGGGCGTGAAGATGGTGCTGTCGGGCGAGGGCAGCGACGAGGTGTTCGGCGGCTACCTGTACTTCCACAAGGCGCCCGACGCGCGTGAGTTCCACGAGGAAACCGTGCGCAAGCTCGACGCGCTGTACAACTACGACTGCCTGCGCGCGAACAAGTCGATGATGGCGTGGGGCGTGGAGCCGCGCGTGCCGTTCCTGGACGTGGAATTCCTCGAGGTGGCGATGCGCATGGACGCCGCGCACAAGATGGTGCGTTCGCGCGCCGACGGGCGCCGCGGCATCGAGAAGGCGATCCTGCGCGAAGCCTTCGAAGGCTATCTGCCCGATTCGATCCTGTGGCGACAGAAGGAGCAGTTCAGCGACGGCGTCGGTTACGGCTGGATCGACGGCTTGAAGGCGCACGCTGAAGCCCAGGTCAGTGATCGCGTGTTCGCCGCCGCGACCAGCCGTTTTCCGGTGAATCCGCCGACGACGAAGGAGGCGTATCTGTACCGCCACATCTTCGAGCAGTTCTTCCCGGGAGTGGCCTGCGCGCAGACGGTGCCGGGCGGCAAGTCGATCGCGTGTTCCTCGCCGGCGGCGATCGCCTGGGACGCGGCCTTCGCGAAGATGGCCGACCCGTCCGGTCGTGCCGTGGCGGGTGTGCACGAGGCGGCGCTGTAG
- a CDS encoding thiopurine S-methyltransferase has product MQHDFWHQRWHDNQIGFHQDTPTPLMLKHWSSLGIASDTRVFVPLAGKTLDMAWFAAQGHRVLGVELSRIAVEAFFAEQGVTAELSESKYGTHYCAGNIELICGDAFGLDEAILSDCGAVFDRAALIALPADLRRRYVHELYARLPSHCRGLLVSLEYPQHEKDGPPFSVVEDEVRELYSRDWDITTLERRDILATQQKFIDEGVTALDTVVYALRRKLT; this is encoded by the coding sequence ATGCAGCACGACTTCTGGCACCAGCGCTGGCACGACAACCAGATCGGCTTCCACCAGGACACGCCGACGCCGCTGATGCTCAAGCATTGGTCCTCGCTCGGTATCGCATCGGACACGCGCGTGTTCGTGCCGCTGGCGGGCAAGACGCTCGACATGGCGTGGTTCGCCGCGCAGGGCCATCGCGTGCTCGGCGTGGAGCTTTCGCGGATCGCGGTGGAGGCGTTCTTCGCCGAACAGGGCGTCACCGCGGAGCTGAGCGAGTCGAAGTACGGCACGCACTACTGCGCCGGAAACATCGAACTGATCTGCGGCGACGCCTTCGGCCTCGACGAAGCGATCCTGTCCGACTGCGGCGCCGTGTTCGACCGCGCGGCGCTGATCGCCCTGCCGGCCGACCTGCGCCGCCGCTACGTGCACGAGCTCTACGCGCGCCTGCCCTCGCACTGCCGCGGGCTGCTGGTGTCGCTGGAGTATCCGCAGCACGAGAAGGACGGCCCGCCCTTCAGCGTGGTCGAGGACGAAGTGCGCGAACTTTATTCGCGCGACTGGGACATCACCACGCTGGAACGCCGCGACATCCTCGCGACGCAGCAGAAATTCATCGACGAAGGCGTCACCGCACTGGACACGGTGGTGTACGCCTTGCGGCGAAAACTCACGTAG
- the bfr gene encoding bacterioferritin: MKGHPEVVDYLKLLLRGELAARDQYFIHSRRYEDMGLLSLYERINHEMQEETEHADALLRRILFLEGDPDMRPDAFVAGHTVEEMLQRDLEVEYHVRAALAKGMALCEQHGDYVSREILRVQLQDTEEDHAHWLEQQLGLIKRLGVQNYLTARLAQKPSEQE, encoded by the coding sequence ATGAAAGGCCATCCCGAAGTCGTCGATTACCTGAAGCTCCTGCTGCGCGGCGAGTTGGCCGCACGCGACCAGTACTTCATCCATTCGCGCCGCTACGAGGACATGGGATTGCTGTCGCTGTACGAGCGCATCAACCACGAGATGCAGGAAGAGACCGAGCATGCCGATGCGCTGCTGCGGCGCATCCTCTTCCTGGAGGGCGATCCGGACATGCGTCCGGACGCGTTCGTCGCCGGTCACACGGTCGAGGAAATGCTGCAGCGCGACCTCGAAGTGGAATACCACGTGCGCGCGGCGCTCGCGAAGGGCATGGCGCTGTGCGAACAGCATGGCGATTACGTCAGCCGCGAGATCCTGCGCGTGCAGCTGCAGGACACCGAGGAAGACCACGCGCATTGGCTGGAGCAGCAACTCGGCCTGATCAAGCGCCTGGGCGTCCAGAACTACCTGACGGCGCGCCTGGCGCAGAAGCCGTCGGAACAGGAGTAA